In Butyricicoccus intestinisimiae, a single genomic region encodes these proteins:
- the whiA gene encoding DNA-binding protein WhiA, with product MSFSAQTKTELCAIPVSRDCCAVAEAYGLLLFAHTFSHTEIAVVTANEALAKRVPPLLTRAFSASIQSQEKGAGGRVTLKITEEKQLRRIFSKLGYDWQYHMTYHLNRNIIEDDCCRAAFLRGVFLAAGTVAGPDKKIHLELATSHHALCREVMSLLLDMNVNPKFAMRKTVSLLYWKDEAGAEDFLTLIGAQHAAMELMQAKVEKQLRNKVNRRVNCETANLIKASNAAAEQIAVIHQALNKGGWEIFPDAMHATIRLRLEHPEMSLTELAAQSQPPLSKPGMSHRLKRIVAMAKAAVQEEHT from the coding sequence ATGTCGTTTTCGGCGCAGACAAAAACAGAATTGTGCGCAATTCCGGTCAGTCGGGATTGCTGTGCGGTGGCGGAGGCCTATGGGCTGCTGCTGTTTGCGCACACGTTTTCGCATACGGAGATTGCCGTTGTGACGGCGAATGAAGCGCTGGCAAAGCGTGTGCCGCCGTTGCTCACGCGGGCGTTCAGCGCGTCCATCCAGTCACAGGAAAAAGGAGCAGGCGGGCGCGTGACGCTGAAAATTACCGAAGAAAAACAATTGAGACGGATTTTTTCCAAGCTCGGCTATGACTGGCAGTATCACATGACCTATCACCTCAATCGCAATATCATTGAGGATGATTGCTGCCGCGCTGCATTTTTGCGCGGCGTTTTTCTGGCGGCGGGAACGGTCGCAGGACCGGACAAGAAAATCCATCTGGAGTTGGCGACGTCGCACCATGCGCTGTGCCGCGAAGTGATGAGCTTGCTGCTGGATATGAATGTGAATCCCAAATTTGCCATGCGCAAGACGGTCTCGCTGCTGTATTGGAAGGATGAAGCGGGAGCGGAGGACTTTTTGACGCTGATTGGCGCACAGCACGCCGCCATGGAGCTGATGCAGGCAAAAGTGGAAAAACAACTGCGCAATAAAGTCAACCGCCGCGTCAATTGCGAAACGGCGAATCTAATCAAGGCATCCAATGCGGCGGCGGAGCAAATTGCCGTCATTCATCAGGCACTGAACAAGGGCGGATGGGAAATCTTTCCGGATGCCATGCATGCGACCATTCGCCTGCGGCTGGAGCATCCGGAAATGAGCCTGACGGAATTGGCCGCCCAATCACAGCCGCCGCTGTCCAAACCGGGCATGAGTCATCGCCTCAAACGCATTGTGGCGATGGCAAAGGCGGCAGTACAGGAGGAACACACATGA
- a CDS encoding DNA polymerase III subunit alpha, with protein sequence MSFAHLHVHTEFSLLDGACRIGNMMEHVKELGQDAIAITDHGVMYGVIDFYRAAKAAGIKPVIGCEVYVARRTRFDKDHTLDSNPYHLILLCKNEEGYRNLIHMVSLSFAEGFYNKPRIDWQLLEQYHEGLIAMSACLAGEVASKILQQNYEGAKQTALAYRALFGEDYYLEIQDHHLTEDDDVCRGVMRIAEETGIPLVATNDAHYTRKEDAHMQDVLMCIQTGKTVDDIDRMRFETEEFYLKSEEEMAALFPKHPEAISNTMEIVDKCNLDFTFGQYHLPSFDVPEGYTAEEYLHKLCMEGFDRRYDPNDTEKRERLQYELDMIQRMGFVDYFLIVWDFIHYAKTHGIPVGPGRGSAAGSMVAYCLDITTLDPIQYSLYFERFLNPERVSMPDIDVDFCYERRQEVIDYVTRKYGADHVAQIVTFGTMAARNAIRDVGRALNIPYGDVDVVAKLIPTELHITIDKALAASEQLRQMYESNETIHKLIDTARSLEGMPRHASTHAAGVVITNEPVDHYVPLAANDGNMVTQFIMTTLEELGLLKMDFLGLRNLTVLSDAEKMVQREHPDFHLDDISLNDDATYAMLAQGKTAGVFQLESAGITNVVTGLKPHSIEDITAVVALYRPGPMQSIPRYIACKHDPSQVKYKHPLLKDILDVTYGCMVYQEQVMEVFRVLAGYSLGKADMVRRAMSKKKMKELAKERTNFIYGNEELGIDGAIKRGVEEQTAESIFDEIMDFANYAFNKAHAVCYAVVSYQTAYMKCHYPQEYMAALLTSVLDASPKVSEYIGAARGMGIRVLPPDVNTSCEGFTVSDGNIRFGLAAIRNVGRGFLKEMEEERAHNGAFASFEDFCDRMYPKELNRRALEGLVKSGAFDSLGYRRSQLLQIYDAVLNDVASATKKNIAGQIDLFGLGEEEKKENIHIPNVPELPKRDLLSMEKETTGLYLSGHPLDDYRDLIARADCATVRAITEDLSSDRQRVEPPKYRDGMHVVLAAVITAVRMKTTKNNSMMAYVTAEDLTGSVELIAFSSVLQQAGDWLREDKAVWIAGRIDAREDEAPKILPSAVYPLEEQYLERAREALQERGSSRRREAPRQAPRQGSAAPGSCRHKLYLRISSMDDPKLPEVKALLGQYRGDLPVYLFCADTRKTLRAAPSMWVYNNLLFLDKLRFILGEENVIMK encoded by the coding sequence ATGAGCTTTGCACATTTACATGTACATACCGAATTCAGTCTGCTGGACGGCGCGTGCCGCATCGGCAATATGATGGAGCATGTGAAGGAGCTCGGACAGGACGCCATTGCCATTACCGATCACGGTGTGATGTATGGCGTCATTGATTTTTACCGCGCGGCAAAAGCGGCAGGCATCAAGCCGGTGATCGGCTGTGAGGTGTATGTGGCGCGTCGGACGCGGTTTGACAAAGATCACACGCTGGACAGCAATCCCTATCACTTGATTTTGCTGTGCAAAAACGAAGAAGGCTATCGCAATCTCATTCACATGGTCAGCTTGTCTTTTGCAGAGGGCTTTTATAACAAACCGCGCATTGATTGGCAGCTGCTTGAACAGTATCATGAAGGTTTGATTGCCATGTCCGCCTGCTTGGCAGGTGAAGTGGCTTCCAAGATTTTGCAGCAAAACTATGAAGGGGCAAAGCAGACGGCTTTGGCATACCGTGCGCTGTTTGGTGAGGATTATTATCTGGAAATTCAGGATCATCATCTGACAGAGGATGATGATGTGTGCCGCGGCGTCATGCGCATTGCGGAGGAGACCGGCATCCCGCTTGTAGCGACCAACGATGCGCACTATACGCGCAAAGAGGACGCACATATGCAGGATGTCCTCATGTGCATTCAGACCGGAAAAACCGTCGATGATATTGATCGCATGCGGTTTGAAACCGAGGAGTTTTATCTAAAATCCGAGGAGGAAATGGCGGCGCTGTTTCCAAAGCATCCCGAAGCGATTTCCAACACGATGGAAATTGTGGACAAGTGCAATCTGGATTTTACGTTCGGACAATATCACTTGCCGTCATTTGACGTGCCGGAGGGATACACCGCGGAGGAATATCTGCACAAGCTGTGCATGGAAGGCTTTGACCGCCGCTATGATCCAAATGACACGGAAAAGCGCGAGCGTTTGCAGTATGAGCTGGATATGATTCAGCGCATGGGCTTTGTCGATTATTTCTTGATTGTATGGGATTTTATTCACTATGCCAAGACACATGGCATTCCGGTCGGTCCGGGCAGAGGCTCGGCGGCAGGCTCTATGGTTGCCTACTGTTTGGATATTACCACGCTTGACCCGATTCAGTATTCGCTGTATTTTGAACGCTTCTTGAATCCGGAACGCGTCAGCATGCCGGATATCGACGTGGATTTTTGCTATGAACGCCGGCAGGAAGTGATTGATTACGTGACGCGCAAGTATGGCGCGGATCATGTCGCACAGATTGTGACGTTCGGCACGATGGCGGCGCGCAACGCGATTCGAGATGTCGGCCGCGCCCTCAATATCCCGTATGGTGACGTCGATGTGGTGGCAAAACTGATTCCGACCGAGCTGCATATTACCATTGACAAGGCTCTCGCGGCGTCCGAACAGCTGCGGCAGATGTATGAGAGCAATGAAACCATTCATAAGCTCATCGACACGGCACGCAGTTTGGAGGGAATGCCGCGTCACGCGTCCACGCACGCGGCCGGCGTTGTCATCACGAATGAACCGGTCGATCATTATGTGCCGCTCGCCGCCAATGACGGCAATATGGTCACGCAGTTCATCATGACGACGCTGGAAGAGCTGGGCTTGCTCAAGATGGACTTTTTGGGTCTGCGAAATCTCACCGTGCTGTCTGATGCGGAAAAGATGGTGCAGCGCGAGCATCCGGATTTTCATCTGGACGATATTTCTCTGAATGACGATGCGACGTATGCCATGCTGGCACAGGGCAAGACCGCCGGTGTGTTTCAGCTTGAAAGTGCGGGCATTACCAATGTTGTGACCGGACTCAAGCCGCATTCCATTGAAGATATTACCGCAGTTGTGGCGCTGTACCGCCCGGGTCCGATGCAGTCGATTCCGCGCTATATTGCGTGCAAGCATGACCCGTCACAGGTAAAATACAAGCATCCGTTGTTAAAAGATATTCTGGATGTCACGTATGGCTGTATGGTCTATCAGGAACAGGTTATGGAAGTTTTCCGCGTGCTGGCGGGATATTCGCTTGGCAAGGCGGATATGGTGCGCCGCGCGATGTCCAAGAAAAAGATGAAGGAGCTGGCAAAAGAACGCACCAACTTCATCTACGGCAACGAGGAATTGGGCATTGACGGCGCCATCAAGCGCGGCGTTGAGGAACAGACGGCGGAGTCTATTTTTGATGAGATTATGGACTTTGCCAATTATGCGTTTAATAAAGCACATGCTGTTTGCTATGCGGTGGTATCGTATCAGACGGCGTATATGAAATGCCATTATCCGCAGGAATATATGGCGGCCCTGCTGACCAGCGTGCTGGACGCATCGCCAAAGGTGTCGGAGTATATCGGTGCGGCGCGCGGTATGGGAATCCGTGTGCTGCCGCCGGATGTCAATACGTCCTGTGAGGGCTTCACGGTTTCCGATGGCAATATCCGGTTTGGTTTGGCGGCAATTCGCAATGTCGGACGCGGATTCCTCAAAGAGATGGAGGAAGAACGCGCGCACAACGGTGCGTTTGCATCGTTTGAGGATTTTTGCGACCGCATGTATCCAAAGGAACTCAATCGCCGTGCGCTGGAAGGATTGGTGAAATCCGGTGCATTTGATTCGCTGGGATACCGCAGAAGCCAGCTGCTGCAGATATATGACGCGGTGCTCAACGATGTTGCCAGCGCGACAAAGAAAAATATTGCCGGACAAATAGATTTGTTTGGCCTGGGCGAAGAGGAGAAAAAAGAGAACATTCATATCCCGAACGTGCCGGAGCTGCCCAAGCGGGACTTGCTCTCGATGGAGAAAGAAACCACGGGACTGTATCTGTCCGGTCATCCGCTGGATGATTACAGAGATCTCATTGCAAGGGCGGATTGCGCAACGGTTCGTGCGATTACAGAAGATTTGTCGAGCGATCGGCAGCGTGTCGAACCGCCCAAGTATCGCGATGGGATGCACGTGGTTCTCGCGGCAGTTATCACAGCGGTGCGCATGAAAACAACCAAAAACAACAGCATGATGGCGTATGTCACAGCGGAAGATTTGACGGGCTCTGTAGAGTTGATTGCGTTTTCTTCTGTGCTCCAGCAGGCGGGCGATTGGCTGCGTGAAGATAAAGCAGTGTGGATTGCCGGACGCATTGATGCGCGAGAGGATGAAGCACCGAAGATCTTGCCGTCTGCGGTGTACCCGCTGGAAGAGCAGTATTTGGAGCGTGCGCGGGAAGCCTTGCAGGAACGTGGCTCTTCCAGACGCAGAGAAGCTCCGAGGCAGGCACCACGGCAGGGAAGTGCAGCGCCCGGCAGCTGTCGGCATAAATTATATCTGCGCATCAGCAGCATGGATGACCCGAAATTGCCGGAAGTCAAGGCTTTGCTCGGTCAATATCGCGGCGATTTGCCGGTGTATTTGTTCTGTGCGGATACGCGAAAGACGCTGCGAGCAGCCCCATCCATGTGGGTGTACAACAATTTACTTTTCCTAGACAAATTAAGGTTTATTCTTGGTGAAGAAAATGTTATAATGAAGTGA
- the pfkA gene encoding 6-phosphofructokinase, whose product MAKQIKRIGVLTSGGDAPGMNAVVRAVVRTTAAYGISCLGIRRGYRGLINGDIVELGARSVDGIISKGGTMLYTARCLEMLTEEGLQQAADNAQYMGLDGLIVCGGDGSFRGAQALSRKGIPAIGVPGTIDNDIVCSDYTIGFDSACNTAIQAVDKLRDTMQSHERCSVVEVMGRRAGHLALDVGVACGATAILLPERELDFEESIVKKMRANRIRGRKHHIIIVAEGVGNAQDVADRIHTATGIDARVTILGHVQRGGSPTVRDRVMASRMGYHAVKILVEGKSNRVVCARNNEITDYDIEEGLNMSKDLNQELYEVAQTISI is encoded by the coding sequence ATGGCAAAGCAGATCAAAAGAATTGGCGTTCTGACGAGTGGCGGCGACGCACCGGGCATGAATGCAGTTGTCCGTGCGGTTGTTCGTACGACGGCAGCGTATGGCATTTCCTGCCTCGGCATTCGCCGCGGATACCGAGGACTGATTAACGGCGACATTGTTGAGTTGGGTGCGCGAAGCGTTGACGGCATCATCTCGAAGGGCGGTACCATGCTGTATACCGCACGTTGTCTGGAAATGCTGACGGAAGAAGGCCTGCAGCAGGCTGCAGACAATGCGCAGTACATGGGACTGGACGGTCTGATTGTATGCGGCGGTGACGGCAGCTTCCGCGGTGCACAGGCACTGTCCCGCAAGGGCATTCCGGCGATTGGCGTGCCGGGCACCATTGATAACGATATTGTATGCTCGGATTATACCATTGGCTTTGATTCTGCCTGCAATACAGCCATTCAGGCAGTGGATAAGCTGCGCGATACCATGCAGTCTCATGAACGCTGTTCTGTTGTAGAAGTAATGGGACGCCGTGCAGGTCATCTGGCGCTGGATGTCGGTGTTGCCTGCGGTGCAACAGCCATTTTGCTGCCGGAGCGCGAGCTGGACTTTGAGGAATCTATTGTCAAGAAGATGCGTGCCAATCGTATTCGCGGCAGAAAGCATCATATTATCATTGTGGCAGAGGGTGTCGGCAATGCACAGGACGTTGCGGATAGAATTCACACGGCAACCGGCATTGACGCGCGTGTGACCATTCTGGGTCATGTACAGCGCGGCGGCTCTCCAACGGTTCGCGACCGCGTTATGGCGAGCCGCATGGGATATCATGCTGTCAAGATTCTTGTGGAAGGAAAGTCCAACCGCGTTGTTTGCGCACGCAACAATGAAATTACAGATTATGACATTGAGGAAGGTCTGAACATGAGCAAGGATCTGAATCAGGAGCTGTATGAGGTTGCACAGACGATTTCGATCTGA
- the ymfI gene encoding elongation factor P 5-aminopentanone reductase produces the protein MQKSVIITGATRGIGRACALKFAQMGWCVTGSYAKSQQAAQQLEQEIANMGGSCQCIPADLRDSDAVQRMVKLAQMAYGTPDAVVCNAGIAQQKLFSDITERDWDDMFDVNTKGVYRVVHAALPMLLSQQKGSIVTVSSIWGQTGGSCEVHYSASKAAVIGMTKALAKELGLSGVRVNCVAPGVIDTDMNRMHGEEVMQELAEETPLGKNGAPEDVAEAIYWLASEQSRFVTGQVLGVNGGFYI, from the coding sequence ATGCAAAAATCAGTGATTATTACCGGCGCAACGCGCGGCATTGGACGCGCGTGTGCGCTGAAATTTGCGCAGATGGGCTGGTGCGTAACCGGCAGCTATGCAAAATCGCAGCAGGCAGCACAGCAATTGGAACAGGAAATCGCGAATATGGGAGGTTCCTGCCAGTGTATTCCGGCGGATTTGCGCGATTCCGATGCGGTACAGCGCATGGTTAAGCTGGCGCAGATGGCATATGGCACACCGGATGCCGTTGTGTGCAACGCGGGCATTGCGCAGCAAAAGCTGTTTTCGGATATTACAGAGCGCGATTGGGACGATATGTTTGACGTAAATACCAAGGGGGTATATCGTGTTGTGCACGCCGCCTTGCCGATGCTGCTGTCGCAGCAGAAAGGAAGCATTGTCACAGTATCTTCGATTTGGGGACAAACGGGCGGCTCGTGTGAAGTACATTATTCGGCATCCAAAGCGGCGGTGATTGGCATGACAAAAGCACTTGCCAAGGAGCTCGGATTGTCCGGCGTCCGCGTCAACTGTGTGGCGCCGGGTGTCATTGATACTGATATGAACCGCATGCACGGCGAAGAAGTGATGCAGGAGCTTGCAGAGGAAACCCCGCTCGGAAAAAATGGCGCGCCGGAAGATGTCGCAGAAGCAATTTATTGGCTGGCATCGGAACAGTCACGATTCGTGACGGGACAAGTACTGGGAGTCAACGGCGGATTTTATATCTGA